The Podospora pseudocomata strain CBS 415.72m chromosome 1 map unlocalized CBS415.72m_1, whole genome shotgun sequence genome has a segment encoding these proteins:
- the PFK1 gene encoding 6-phosphofructokinase, alpha subunit (COG:G; EggNog:ENOG503NUSX): MPLPDTRFLLRPFSIVIYPIWTLLAFFYRHSPLRFLSSTLQPLFGLRNTTDIDPETPEPTSTTNMSAKKKIAIMTSGGDSPGMNGVVRACVRMAIHMGCDAYCIYEGYEGLVRGGDLIRKMNWYDVRGWLSEGGTLIGTARCMAFFERAGRLAAAKNMILHGIDALIICGGDGSLTGADRFRAEWPSLLDELAANGEFTTQELQPFRHLNIVGLVGSIDNDLSGTDATIGCYSALARICYAVDLIEATASSHSRAFVVEVMGRHCGWLALMAGVATGADFIFIPEKPREDNWREEMCSIVEHHRKIGKRKTIVIIAEGALDREGNKITPAMVKDLLADKDGLGLDTRITTLGHVQRGGTAVAYDRMLATLQGVEAVKAVLEATPETKTCVIAITENKIVRKPLMDAVQDTKKVAKAIERQDFEEAMGLRDAEFSEQYKSFMMTTAVQVDKELLLPEKERMRIGFINVGAPAGGMNAAVRAGVAYCLSRGHEPMAIYNGFAGFARHHADNPGAVRPFNWLEVDGWASKGGSEIGTNRELPGESGMETIANLIEQYKFDALFLIGGFEAFHAVSQLRKARDQYPSLCIPMTLLPATISNNVPGTEYSLGSDTCLNELVEYCDKIKQSASATRRRVFVIETQGGRSGYVATLGGLGVGASAVYTPEEGVSLDMLAADVRHLKNVFAHDQGQSRAGRLILINEKASKVYNAKLIADILREESHGRFESREGIPGHMQQGGVPSPMDRCRAVRLAIRCIQHLEQFGRNVHNRVKVDPMSTTVIGIKGASVVFTPVKQVEEEETDWPNRRPKAAYWLGMKEIVDILGGRPKYELPESDLTGIKAKDVKRGIVPP, translated from the exons ATGCCTTTACCTGACACACGCTTTTTACTTCGGCCTTTCTCCATCGTCATCTATCCGATCTGGACGCTACTGGCCTTTTTCTACcgccactcccccctccgTTTCCTTTCCTCGACTCTCCAGCCCCTTTTCGGACTTCGCAACACCACTGACATTGACCCCGAGACACCCGAGCCAACATCTACTACCAACATGTCGGCCAAGAAGAAAATCGCCATCATGACCTCGGGAGGTGACTCCCCAGGCATGAACGGCGTGGTGCGCGCCTGTGTGCGCATGGCCATCCACATGGGCTGTGACGCCTATTGCATCTACGAAGGGTACGAGGGCTTGGTCCGTGGCGGTGACCTCATCCGGAAGATGAATTGGTACGATGTCCGCGGGTGGCTCTCCGAGGGCGGTACTCTCATTGGAACCGCCCGGTGCATGGCCTTTTTCGAACGCGCTGGTcgccttgctgctgccaagaacATGATTCTACACGGCATTgacgccctcatcatctGCGGAGGAGATGGTTCCCTGACTGGCGCGGATCGATTCCGTGCCGAATGGCCCTCGCTGCTCGACGAACTCGCTGCCAATGGCGAATTTACCACCCAGGAGCTTCAGCCATTCAGACATCTCAACATTGTCGGTCTTGTCGGTTCCATTGACAACGATCTCTCTGGTACAGATGCCACTATTGGTTGCTACTCTGCGCTTGCAAGAATCTGCTATGCTGTCGATCTCATCGAGGCGACAGCCTCTTCCCATTCCCGCGCTTTCGTCGTCGAGGTCATGGGGCGGCATTGTGGCTGGCTTGCTTTGATGGCCGGTGTTGCGACGGGTGCCGATTTCATATTTATTCCGGAGAAACCTAGGGAAGACAACTGGAGAGAGGAAATGTGCAGCATCGTTGAGCAT CATCGCAAAATCGGCAAGCGGAAAACGATCGTGATCATTGCCGAGGGAGCACTCGACAGAGAGGGGAACAAGATCACCCCGGCAATGGTCAAGGATCTTCTTGCGGACAAGGACGGCCTCGGACTCGACACCAGAATCACGACATTGGGCCACGTTCAGAGAGGCGGGACAGCTGTTGCTTACGACCGTATGCTGGCGACACTGCAAGGTGTTGAAGCCGTCAAGGCTGTTCTCGAGGCCACCCCTGAGACAAAGACCTGCGTCATTGCCATCACCGAGAACAAGATTGTCAGAAAGCCCCTTATGGATGCGGTACAAGACACCAAGAAGGTGGCCAAGGCAATCGAACGGCAGGACTTTGAGGAGGCCATGGGTCTACGGGACGCCGAGTTCTCGGAGCAATACAAGTCGTTCATGATGACTACGGCGGTCCAAGTAGACAAGGAACTGTTGCTGCCAGAGAAGGAA AGAATGAGGATTGGGTTCATCAATGTCGGCGCGCCCGCCGGCGGTATGAACGCTGCAGTGCGCGCTGGTGTAGCCTACTGCTTGTCCCGAGGGCACGAGCCGATGGCGATTTACAACGGCTTCGCCGGATTTGCCCGGCATCATGCCGACAACCCTGGAGCTGTCCGACCCTTCAACTGGCTTGAGGTGGACGGATGGGCCAGCAAAGGTGGCTCGGAAATTGGAACGAACCGCGAGCTTCCAGGCGAGTCCGGCATGGAGACCATTGCCAACTTGATTGAGCAGTACAAGTTTGACGCTTTGTTCCTCATTGGCGGTTTCGAAGCTTTCCATGCTGTCTCTCAGTTGCGCAAGGCTAGGGATCAGTATCCATCCCTGTGCATCCCCATGACATTACTCcccgccaccatctccaacaatGTGCCAGGGACAGAATACTCGCTCGGTTCGGATACTTGTCTGAACGAACTGGTCGAGTATTGcgacaagatcaagcagTCTGCCTCGGCTACCCGGAGACGTGTCTTTGTCATTGAGACGCAAGGTGGACGCTCTGGCTACGTTGCGACACTCggtggtcttggtgttggtgcgTCGGCTGTGTACACCCCGGAAGAGGGTGTCAGCCTCGATATGCTCGCTGCGGACGTGCGCCATCTCAAAAACGTCTTCGCCCACGACCAGGGCCAGAGCCGTGCCGGTCGCCTCATCTTGATCAACGAGAAGGCTTCCAAGGTGTACAATGCCAAGTTGATTGCCGACATCCTCCGCGAAGAGTCACACGGCAGGTTCGAGAGTCGCGAGGGTATTCCTGGTCACATGCAGCAGGGTGGTGTACCGTCGCCCATGGACAGGTGCCGGGCTGTCAGGCTGGCCATACGGTGTATCCAGCACCTGGAGCAGTTTGGCCGCAACGTGCACAACAGGGTCAAGGTGGACCCCATGAGCACAACGGTTATTGGCATCAAGGGCGCGAGCGTGGTCTTTACGCCTGTTAAgcaggttgaggaggaggagacggactGGCCCAACAGACGGCCAAAGGCGGCGTACTGGCTGGGCATGAAGGAGATTGTCGACATTCTGGGTGGCCGTCCCAAGTATGAGCTCCCCGAGTCGGACTTGACTGGTATCAAGGCGAAGGATGTCAAGCGTGGGATTGTGCCGCCTTGA